TATCAAAACACCGTCACGGGATCAGATTATCGGCAACTTGTCTGGTGGTAACCAGCAAAAAGTCGCGATTGCCAAAGGGCTGATGACCCGGCCAAAAGTGCTGATCCTGGATGAGCCGACCCGCGGTGTGGATGTCGGCGCAAAAAAAGAAATCTACCAACTGATTAATAAATTCAAAGCAGAAGGCATGAGCATCATTTTGGTGTCATCTGAAATGCCGGAAGTGCTGGGCATGAGCGATAGGATTCTGGTGATGCACGAGGGTCGCATCAGCGGGGAATTCGATGCCGCCCAGGCCAACCAAGAAAATTTACTGGCGTGTGCCGTTGGCAAAACGTTAAACGAGGACGCAGCATGAGTAGCAAAACCATGACCGATTCATCCCCAAACAGCGGTAAGAAACTGCTGAGTAAAGAGTGGCTGATTGAGCAGAAATCACTGATTGCACTACTGTTTCTGGTAGTGGTGGTCTCCTTTTTAAATCCCAACTTCTTTACCGTTGATAACCTGCTTAACATTCTGCGTCAGACGTCGGTCAATGCGATTATCGCGGTCGGTATGACGCTGGTTATCCTGACGGCCGGGATTGACCTGAGTGTCGGCTCGGTGCTGGCGTTGTGCGGCGCATTCGCTGCCAGCCTGATTGCAATGGAAGTCCCGGTCTTTGTCGCGGTGCCGACTGCCTTGTTGGCGGGGGCAGTACTGGGTGGCATCAGCGGCATTATTATCGCCAAAGGCAAAGTGCAGGCGTTTATTGCCACTCTGGTGACCATGACTCTGCTACGTGGTGTGACCATGGTGTACACCGACGGGCGTCCTATTTCTACGGGTTTTACTGATACCGCGGATGCGTTTGCCTGGTTTGGTACCGGTTATGCGCTGGGTATTCCGGTACCGGTATGGCTGATGGTGGTTGTGTTTGCTGCGGTGTGGTATCTGCTGAATCACACTCGTTTTGGTCGCTACGTGTATGCACTGGGCGGTAATGAGTCAGCAACCCGCTTGTCAGGTATCAACGTTGACCGGGTAAAAATGGGTGTGTATGCGATTTGTGGCGCTCTGGCGGCACTGGCTGGCATTATCGTTACTTCTCGTCTGTCATCAGCGCAGCCAACGGCGGGTATGGGTTACGAGTTGGACGCGATTGCAGCGGTTGTACTCGGTGGTACCAGCCTAATGGGCGGTAAAGGCCGTATCATGGGGACTCTGGTCGGCGCGCTGATCATCGGTTTCCTCAACAATGCCCTTAACCTGCTCGATGTTTCGTCTTACTACCAGATGATCGCTAAAGCGGTGGTTATTCTGCTGGCGGTACTGGTCGACAACAAGAACAAGTAACTCCAAGCGTTCCAAAGCAAGCGGTTATCAATCGAAGTTAGAGGGATAACCGTTTGAAAATAAATAGTTAAGCTTGATGTATAAGTAAAACTCTAAAATAACTGTGAA
This Vibrio ostreae DNA region includes the following protein-coding sequences:
- the rbsC gene encoding ribose ABC transporter permease produces the protein MSSKTMTDSSPNSGKKLLSKEWLIEQKSLIALLFLVVVVSFLNPNFFTVDNLLNILRQTSVNAIIAVGMTLVILTAGIDLSVGSVLALCGAFAASLIAMEVPVFVAVPTALLAGAVLGGISGIIIAKGKVQAFIATLVTMTLLRGVTMVYTDGRPISTGFTDTADAFAWFGTGYALGIPVPVWLMVVVFAAVWYLLNHTRFGRYVYALGGNESATRLSGINVDRVKMGVYAICGALAALAGIIVTSRLSSAQPTAGMGYELDAIAAVVLGGTSLMGGKGRIMGTLVGALIIGFLNNALNLLDVSSYYQMIAKAVVILLAVLVDNKNK